One genomic window of Pseudomonas chlororaphis subsp. piscium includes the following:
- a CDS encoding AraC family transcriptional regulator, translated as MTRNQSFPLDIGWQLILKDLGFQPAHVLRRAGLPQDLLSRPGQSLSTTQYLCFWQSLEDEAADPLFALRIIESVSAESFNPPVFAALCSANLMQAVQRLAKYKQLVAPMSLDIEVASNGDLRLSPRWLLAQGDIPYSLQVAELAFFVRLVRLATREPVNALGVTLPALPPAAHARQYASFFGVPVQRGASLSIRFAAVDVLRPFLTLNEGMWRVFEPDLRRRLSELDATAATAERVRALLLELLPSNAASIEEVAARLCMSKRTLQRRLEDEGENFRALVNGTRESLARHYLENTALSGTEIAFLLGFEDPNSFYRAFLDWTGQTPDRARHALRLN; from the coding sequence ATGACCCGCAATCAGTCTTTTCCCCTCGACATCGGATGGCAGCTGATCCTCAAGGACTTGGGCTTTCAGCCCGCCCACGTACTGCGTCGCGCGGGCTTGCCGCAAGACTTGCTGTCTCGCCCGGGCCAGAGCCTTTCCACGACGCAGTACCTGTGCTTCTGGCAAAGCCTCGAGGACGAGGCCGCAGACCCGCTGTTTGCGCTGCGGATCATCGAGTCGGTCTCGGCGGAGTCGTTCAACCCACCGGTGTTCGCCGCGCTGTGCAGCGCCAATCTGATGCAGGCCGTCCAGCGCCTGGCCAAGTACAAGCAGCTGGTGGCGCCGATGAGCCTGGACATCGAGGTCGCCAGCAATGGCGACCTGAGACTCTCGCCGCGTTGGCTGCTGGCCCAGGGCGACATTCCCTATTCGCTGCAGGTCGCGGAGCTGGCGTTCTTTGTCCGGCTGGTGCGGCTGGCGACCCGCGAACCGGTGAACGCCCTCGGCGTAACGCTCCCCGCGCTCCCCCCCGCCGCCCATGCCCGCCAGTACGCAAGTTTCTTCGGGGTGCCCGTGCAACGCGGCGCCAGCCTGAGCATCCGCTTCGCCGCGGTCGATGTCCTGCGCCCCTTCCTGACCCTCAACGAAGGAATGTGGCGGGTCTTCGAGCCCGACCTGCGTCGACGCCTGAGTGAACTCGATGCCACGGCGGCGACCGCCGAGCGGGTGCGCGCCCTGCTGCTGGAGTTGCTGCCAAGCAATGCGGCCAGCATCGAGGAGGTCGCCGCCCGCCTGTGCATGAGCAAGCGCACCCTGCAACGACGCCTGGAGGACGAAGGCGAGAACTTCCGCGCGCTGGTCAACGGCACGCGGGAAAGCCTGGCACGCCACTATCTGGAAAACACCGCCCTGTCCGGTACGGAGATTGCCTTTCTGCTCGGTTTCGAAGACCCGAACTCCTTTTACCGCGCCTTCCTCGACTGGACCGGGCAGACCCCCGATCGCGCCCGCCACGCCCTGCGCCTGAACTGA
- a CDS encoding oxidoreductase — MNSKVALVTGASSGIGEATALKLKALGYTVYAAARRVERMHPLAQAGLHVLPLDVTDDASMQACVQDILARSGRIDVLVNNAGYGSYGAVEDVPSDEARAQFEVNVFGAVRLIQLVLPQMRAQRSGTIINITSMGGKMHTPLGAWYHGTKFALEAISDCLRLEVQPFGIDVVVIEPGGIKTEWADIAAQKIVETSGRGPYAPQAQAMTRSMVGQTSRKYQSPPQVIADTIARAVSARRPKTRYAVGFGAKPLIFLRRLLSDRAFDGLMRLATGISRPVS, encoded by the coding sequence ATGAACAGCAAAGTTGCCTTGGTAACGGGCGCCTCTTCCGGCATTGGCGAGGCCACCGCCCTCAAGTTGAAAGCCCTGGGTTATACGGTGTATGCCGCCGCCCGCCGGGTCGAGCGTATGCACCCGCTGGCGCAGGCCGGCCTGCATGTACTGCCCCTGGACGTGACCGACGACGCCTCGATGCAGGCCTGCGTGCAGGACATCCTCGCCCGGTCGGGGCGCATCGACGTGCTGGTCAACAACGCCGGCTATGGATCCTACGGCGCGGTGGAGGATGTGCCGAGCGACGAAGCCCGTGCCCAGTTCGAGGTCAATGTGTTCGGCGCCGTCCGCTTGATCCAGTTGGTGTTGCCGCAGATGCGCGCGCAGCGCTCGGGGACGATCATCAACATCACCTCGATGGGCGGCAAGATGCACACGCCGCTGGGCGCCTGGTACCACGGCACCAAGTTCGCCCTGGAAGCGATCAGCGATTGCCTGCGCCTGGAGGTGCAGCCTTTCGGTATCGATGTGGTGGTGATCGAGCCGGGCGGCATCAAGACCGAGTGGGCGGACATCGCGGCGCAAAAAATTGTCGAGACCTCCGGCCGTGGGCCTTACGCTCCCCAGGCGCAAGCCATGACGCGGTCCATGGTCGGCCAGACCAGCCGCAAGTATCAGTCACCGCCGCAAGTCATCGCCGATACCATCGCCAGGGCTGTCAGCGCCCGCCGACCTAAGACCCGCTATGCCGTCGGGTTCGGGGCCAAACCGCTGATCTTCTTGCGCAGGCTGCTTTCCGACCGCGCCTTTGACGGCCTTATGCGCCTGGCCACCGGTATCTCCCGCCCGGTCAGCTGA
- a CDS encoding DNA/RNA non-specific endonuclease: MPLSKTPDAVATARRSNMAKALERWNRQAVARSESLSRIRELGPGAGDSPQQLAKWIARENARSVLVRAGLERRIGTWDPTFYAPSEAARQAARPVARLVNAPQPGTVVEGFATGFLVSPNLLLTNQHVFPRDVDAVDCAANFLYERLERGINEGTYFNLLPDQFYFADEALDFCLVAISPQGTRGEALADYGCIRLIEATGKTLRGRPMNIIQHPEGGPRQYATTHNRLLDILDQGFLHYETDTAEGASGSPVFSDNWELIALHHCGIPRTDEAGNILKTDHSIWNPEGDEESTVDWVANEGTRVSSIVSALKALQLSGKPAELLAQLMELTPDPLAMLSVNETLPAAPHRPGAPDMSQNIFHISGPTTINIVSHAADSPASVMPILNVAPAEPVPAAPAPAAAALEKTLTFDLDYAARKGYDPDFLGVPVPPPAIEGARLPQLYRVGDYREHLASARNVPPVQLAGLDDEAPLALPYHHYSLVMNKDYRMPMWTACNVDYRPEVRGDTRARKKYGGESWRLDRRVPSRYQLTNGDIYGPAGNFDRGHIVRREDSCWGMPGLETEYANADTYHWTNCTPQHELFNQESPDGAEYRNRKGVWGYFENELAEQIEAGGGQAIIFAGPVLDQTSCVEQDFGKGPVRYPTRFWKIVIVPKDESRTPELLAYGFLFDQSEVIKEFGLNVKEAVQDLANTFQKQKVPLTAICLLTGISLTPSIMAADQYKQPDRPVPGVWRLKPDR; encoded by the coding sequence GTGCCCTTGAGCAAGACGCCAGATGCCGTTGCCACTGCCCGCCGAAGCAATATGGCCAAAGCCCTGGAACGCTGGAACCGGCAAGCCGTTGCCCGCAGCGAATCGCTGTCGCGCATCCGCGAACTGGGCCCCGGCGCCGGCGACTCGCCGCAACAGCTGGCCAAGTGGATCGCCCGCGAGAATGCCCGCTCCGTGCTGGTCAGGGCCGGGCTGGAGCGACGGATCGGCACCTGGGACCCGACCTTCTACGCCCCCAGCGAAGCTGCCCGCCAGGCGGCAAGGCCGGTGGCGCGCCTGGTCAACGCCCCACAGCCAGGAACGGTGGTCGAGGGCTTCGCCACTGGTTTCCTGGTGTCCCCCAACCTGTTGCTGACCAACCAGCATGTGTTTCCCAGGGATGTGGACGCGGTGGACTGCGCCGCCAACTTTCTCTACGAAAGGCTGGAGCGCGGGATAAACGAAGGCACCTACTTCAACCTGCTGCCGGATCAGTTCTACTTCGCCGACGAGGCGCTGGACTTCTGCCTGGTGGCCATCTCGCCGCAAGGCACCCGCGGCGAAGCCCTGGCGGACTACGGCTGCATCCGCCTGATCGAAGCCACCGGCAAGACCCTGCGCGGCCGCCCGATGAACATCATCCAGCACCCCGAGGGCGGCCCGCGCCAGTACGCCACCACCCACAACCGCCTGCTGGACATTCTCGACCAGGGGTTCCTGCACTACGAAACCGACACCGCCGAAGGCGCCTCTGGCTCCCCGGTGTTCAGCGACAACTGGGAGCTGATCGCCCTGCACCACTGCGGCATTCCGCGGACCGACGAAGCCGGCAACATTCTCAAGACCGACCACAGCATCTGGAACCCCGAAGGGGACGAGGAAAGCACGGTGGACTGGGTGGCCAACGAGGGCACCCGGGTCAGCAGCATCGTCAGCGCGCTCAAGGCCCTGCAACTGAGCGGCAAGCCGGCCGAGCTGCTGGCCCAGCTCATGGAGCTGACCCCCGACCCGCTGGCCATGCTCAGCGTCAACGAAACCCTGCCCGCGGCGCCACACCGCCCAGGAGCGCCCGATATGTCGCAGAACATCTTTCATATCTCCGGCCCCACCACCATCAACATCGTCAGCCACGCCGCGGACAGCCCGGCCAGCGTCATGCCCATCCTCAACGTCGCGCCTGCCGAGCCGGTGCCTGCCGCGCCGGCTCCGGCAGCCGCGGCGCTGGAAAAGACCCTGACCTTCGACCTCGACTACGCCGCCCGCAAAGGCTACGACCCGGACTTTCTTGGGGTGCCCGTCCCGCCGCCCGCAATCGAGGGCGCGCGGCTGCCCCAGCTCTACCGGGTCGGCGACTACCGCGAACACCTCGCCTCGGCCCGCAACGTACCGCCGGTGCAGCTTGCCGGCCTGGATGACGAGGCGCCGCTGGCCCTGCCCTACCACCACTATTCGCTGGTGATGAACAAGGATTACCGCATGCCGATGTGGACCGCCTGCAATGTCGATTACCGGCCCGAGGTCCGTGGCGATACCCGCGCGCGCAAGAAGTACGGTGGCGAAAGCTGGCGCCTCGACCGCCGGGTGCCGAGCCGCTACCAGCTCACCAACGGCGATATCTACGGGCCGGCCGGCAACTTCGACCGCGGCCATATCGTGCGCCGCGAAGACAGCTGCTGGGGGATGCCGGGGCTCGAAACCGAGTACGCCAACGCCGACACCTACCACTGGACCAACTGCACGCCGCAGCACGAGCTGTTCAACCAGGAATCGCCCGACGGTGCCGAATACCGCAATCGCAAAGGGGTCTGGGGTTACTTCGAAAACGAGCTGGCCGAGCAGATCGAAGCGGGCGGCGGCCAGGCGATCATCTTCGCCGGCCCGGTACTGGACCAGACCTCGTGCGTGGAACAGGACTTCGGCAAGGGCCCGGTGCGCTACCCGACCCGCTTCTGGAAAATCGTCATAGTGCCCAAGGACGAATCGCGCACCCCGGAACTGCTGGCCTACGGATTCCTGTTCGATCAGAGCGAGGTCATCAAGGAGTTCGGCCTCAACGTCAAGGAAGCCGTCCAGGACCTGGCCAACACCTTCCAGAAGCAGAAGGTGCCGCTCACGGCCATCTGCCTGCTCACGGGGATTTCCCTGACGCCGTCGATCATGGCCGCCGACCAGTACAAGCAGCCTGACCGCCCAGTACCAGGGGTCTGGCGGCTGAAACCTGACAGGTGA
- a CDS encoding GNAT family N-acetyltransferase codes for MPTISHFHTQTPCPEAVNSQILQMVVDYLTDISAVAIPPSNLLYNIYQYAIGYEVHLYLQALDGSRGIAVELLVATDDDDPEQVLGFLLYLPVKDDPEACGVAYMAVRASHRRQGIARSLLARMRERYPHAELTCAAGKVAWFEALGFQVLGVRGPQVLMNTRDQATDGLMGLLDTAPIYRSLEVRQIHSYLLQKHGKRAMLDAEKQRDRHLDQMTRNAQALVRERLAQG; via the coding sequence ATGCCCACCATCAGTCATTTTCACACCCAAACCCCGTGCCCGGAGGCCGTCAACAGCCAGATCCTGCAGATGGTGGTTGACTACCTGACCGACATCAGCGCGGTAGCGATCCCGCCCAGCAACCTGCTGTACAACATCTACCAGTACGCCATCGGCTACGAAGTGCATCTGTATCTGCAGGCCCTGGACGGCTCCCGGGGCATCGCCGTGGAACTGCTGGTGGCCACTGACGATGACGACCCGGAACAGGTGCTGGGTTTCCTGTTGTACCTGCCGGTCAAGGACGATCCCGAGGCGTGCGGCGTGGCCTATATGGCGGTGCGTGCCAGCCATCGCCGGCAGGGAATCGCGCGCTCGCTGCTGGCACGGATGCGCGAGCGCTACCCCCATGCCGAACTGACCTGCGCGGCGGGCAAGGTGGCCTGGTTCGAAGCGCTGGGTTTCCAGGTGCTGGGCGTGCGCGGCCCGCAGGTGCTGATGAACACCCGCGATCAGGCTACCGATGGCTTGATGGGCTTGCTGGACACGGCGCCGATCTATCGCTCGCTGGAGGTGCGGCAGATCCACAGCTACCTGCTGCAAAAGCATGGCAAGCGGGCGATGCTCGATGCCGAAAAACAGCGTGACCGCCACCTGGACCAGATGACCCGCAACGCCCAGGCGCTGGTCCGAGAACGCCTGGCGCAGGGCTGA
- a CDS encoding cell wall hydrolase — translation MRPTAIAGGLLILLCGGLALAAGERADPEVVEDKAQVLEQKAAEQQPVPRSETITPPEAQAVDPAGAAPLDDAITCLARSIYWEAKGGAAADMEAVASVVLNRLGHEGFPDTVCAVVKQGSEQRACQFSWWCDGRPDQVKEDEPYIVAKEIARKALNQQLRDRTHGALYFHDRRVSPDWAREYRKTAETGKFLFYKPRGDSAR, via the coding sequence ATGCGCCCGACAGCGATTGCCGGCGGTCTCCTGATCCTCCTGTGCGGGGGGCTGGCGTTGGCCGCGGGTGAAAGGGCGGACCCCGAAGTGGTGGAGGACAAGGCCCAGGTCCTGGAGCAGAAAGCCGCGGAGCAGCAGCCGGTGCCCCGCAGCGAGACCATTACCCCTCCCGAAGCCCAGGCGGTGGACCCGGCCGGCGCCGCGCCGCTGGACGACGCCATCACCTGCCTGGCGCGCTCCATCTACTGGGAAGCCAAGGGCGGGGCCGCCGCCGACATGGAAGCGGTGGCCAGCGTGGTGCTCAACCGGCTCGGCCACGAGGGGTTTCCGGATACGGTGTGTGCGGTGGTCAAGCAGGGTTCGGAGCAGCGCGCCTGCCAGTTTTCCTGGTGGTGCGACGGGCGCCCGGATCAGGTGAAGGAAGATGAACCCTACATCGTGGCCAAGGAAATCGCGCGCAAGGCGCTCAACCAGCAACTCCGGGACCGCACCCACGGCGCCCTGTATTTCCACGACCGGCGCGTGAGCCCCGATTGGGCCAGGGAGTACCGCAAGACCGCCGAGACCGGCAAGTTTCTGTTCTACAAGCCGCGAGGCGACAGCGCCCGCTAG
- a CDS encoding CAP domain-containing protein — MSMAFATTAVANDETQLVTSINSYRSQVQRCAGQVSQELPPLAADPRLVLPANSIGNLQQALASSAYPMVNVQAISLSGPRDAQAAMKAVRESFCQVVLDPQFVDIGVSRTGQDWRIVLARPLLTARLGDWQAEGQKLLESLNSARAQPRQCGNQIFAAATPLAWNSTLASAAQAHTRDMANHNFFDHKDRDGRTPGDRAELAGYAGQQIGENIAAGQDSVRKVVDGWLASPGHCANLMNPQYRELGASYAVDPKSDAGIYWTAMFGTP, encoded by the coding sequence ATGAGCATGGCCTTCGCCACCACCGCCGTGGCGAACGACGAGACGCAACTGGTGACATCGATCAACAGCTACCGCAGCCAGGTCCAGCGCTGCGCCGGCCAGGTATCCCAGGAACTGCCGCCGCTGGCCGCCGACCCGCGCCTGGTGTTGCCCGCCAACAGCATCGGCAACCTGCAGCAGGCCCTGGCCAGCAGCGCCTACCCGATGGTCAATGTGCAGGCCATCAGCCTGTCCGGGCCGCGCGATGCCCAGGCGGCCATGAAGGCGGTGCGGGAAAGTTTCTGCCAGGTGGTGCTGGACCCGCAGTTCGTCGATATCGGCGTCAGCCGTACCGGCCAGGATTGGCGCATCGTCCTCGCCCGACCGCTGCTGACCGCGCGCCTCGGCGACTGGCAGGCGGAGGGCCAGAAGCTCCTGGAAAGCCTCAACAGCGCCCGCGCACAGCCGCGCCAGTGCGGCAACCAGATCTTCGCCGCCGCCACCCCGCTGGCCTGGAACTCCACCCTGGCCAGCGCGGCCCAGGCCCATACCCGGGACATGGCCAACCACAACTTCTTCGACCACAAGGACCGCGACGGCCGCACCCCCGGCGACCGCGCCGAACTGGCGGGTTATGCCGGCCAGCAGATCGGCGAGAACATCGCCGCCGGCCAGGACAGCGTGCGCAAGGTGGTCGATGGCTGGCTGGCCAGCCCCGGCCATTGCGCCAACCTGATGAACCCGCAGTATCGCGAGCTGGGCGCGTCCTATGCGGTCGATCCGAAAAGCGATGCCGGCATCTACTGGACCGCCATGTTCGGCACGCCTTGA
- a CDS encoding class I SAM-dependent methyltransferase, producing the protein MDEAKLNDFMGKLVSDMGGAAMLANMILGEELGLYRAMADSRFVSPEALAAKTGCNARLLREWLSAHAASGYMEHLDGQFRLPEEQALALAIEDSPVYVAGGAVVVSALFHDKDKLLAAMRGDGALAWGDHHPCMFSGTERFFRPGYRAHLVAEWLPALDGVVEKLQAGAKVADIGCGHGASTVIMAQAFPASQFFGFDYHQPSIATATQRAEEAGVTGRVQFSQASAKTYPGNDYDLICFFDCLHDMGDPVGAAQHAFQSLKDDGSVLLVEPFANDQLDQNITPVGRLFYAASTFICTPNSLSQEVGLGLGAQAGEARLRKVFSEAGFSQFRRAAETPFNLILEARK; encoded by the coding sequence ATGGACGAAGCCAAGCTCAACGATTTCATGGGCAAACTGGTGTCAGACATGGGCGGCGCGGCGATGCTCGCCAATATGATTCTCGGCGAAGAACTGGGCCTGTACCGGGCCATGGCCGACAGTCGCTTCGTCAGCCCCGAGGCGCTGGCCGCCAAGACCGGCTGCAACGCGCGACTGCTGCGCGAATGGCTGAGCGCCCATGCCGCGTCCGGCTACATGGAACACCTCGACGGCCAGTTCCGCCTGCCGGAAGAACAGGCCCTGGCGCTGGCTATCGAGGACTCGCCGGTGTACGTGGCCGGTGGCGCCGTGGTGGTCTCTGCGCTGTTTCACGACAAGGACAAACTGCTGGCGGCGATGCGCGGCGACGGCGCCCTGGCCTGGGGCGATCACCACCCGTGCATGTTCAGCGGCACCGAGCGTTTCTTCCGCCCGGGCTATCGGGCACACCTGGTGGCCGAGTGGCTACCGGCGCTGGACGGTGTGGTGGAGAAACTGCAGGCCGGGGCCAAGGTGGCAGACATTGGCTGCGGGCATGGCGCCTCGACGGTGATCATGGCCCAGGCCTTTCCCGCTTCGCAGTTCTTCGGCTTCGACTACCACCAGCCTTCCATCGCCACCGCGACACAACGGGCCGAGGAAGCCGGGGTGACCGGCCGCGTGCAGTTCTCCCAGGCCAGCGCCAAGACCTACCCCGGCAACGACTACGACCTGATCTGCTTCTTCGACTGCCTGCATGACATGGGCGACCCGGTGGGCGCCGCGCAACATGCCTTCCAGTCGCTGAAAGACGACGGCAGCGTGCTGCTGGTCGAGCCGTTCGCCAACGATCAACTGGACCAGAACATCACCCCGGTCGGCCGGCTGTTCTATGCCGCCTCGACCTTTATCTGCACGCCCAACTCGCTGTCCCAGGAAGTCGGCCTCGGGCTCGGTGCCCAGGCCGGCGAAGCACGCCTGCGCAAGGTCTTCAGCGAAGCCGGCTTCAGCCAGTTCCGCCGGGCCGCAGAAACGCCGTTCAACCTGATTCTCGAGGCACGTAAATAA